The Marinomonas sp. CT5 genome contains the following window.
CGGCCTCATCCACCCACATACGCAGCTGTTTTTCCGTCATCACCCAGCCTGGCACCAAGGTATTCACACGAATGCCAAAACCACCTAAATCACGAGCTAGAGAGCGTGTTAAACCATGGGTTGCCGCCTTGCTTGTGCCGTAAGTTGGGTAGCCAGCCGTGGCCATCATCCAGCCCACAGAGCCAAAATTGATGATCGAACCACCCCCCAATTTACGCATCATAGGGGCGACTGCTTGGGCGGCGAACATGGCATGTTTGATGTTGACCCCCACCAGCTCATCAAAACGTTCTTCCGTTAGGGATTCCAACGAATGACGCACATCGTTAGCGGCATTATTCAATAAGACAGAAATGGGGCCGAATGCCTCTGCGGCGGCGCGAATTTTGCTCTGATAGTCTTGGATGTCTGTGATGTCACATACCTCAAAGCGAACCTCAAAACCCTCTTTCTTCAGGCGTTTAGCCAGCGCTGTACCGGCTTTTTCATCTAAATCGACAAAGGCGGTTTTTGCCCCTTGTTTAGCATAAGCTTCAACAACCGCAGCCCCAATGCCGGTTGCCCCACCTGAGATAAACACCGAGCGTCCTGCTAAATCGGGATACATTGCCATGCCTTTTTTGTCCTGTTCCTTGGTCATAGTGTTTCCACCTCCGTAGATAAAGTCGGCGCTTTTCCTAACGCATTGCGTAATGGCAAACCAAAAGTAGGTGAAGAGATTTCAAACACATCCCCTTCTTGCGCCTGAACACCATCGGCAAAAGACAAGGTGGCCGTGCCAAACATATGAACATGCAAGTCACCCGGCTGACGGAAAATCGAATACTTAAAATGATGATGTTCAAGGTTTTTAAAGGTGTGAGACATATTGTCTTCGCCGGACAAGAACGCTTTTTGCCATAAGGTTTTCTCGCCACGCTCAATACGGGATTGACCATCAATGTGCATTGGCAACTCGCCGACTAACAACTCTGGCCCAAAAGATGCTGGACGCAACTTGGAATGCGCCAGATACAAGTAGTTTTGTCTCTCGGTGACATGGTCAGAAAACTCATTCGCTAAGGTATAACCAAGACGGTGCACTTTGCCGTCGTCGCCCACTAAGTAAAAGCCCGCAATTTCTGGCTCTTCGCCGCCATCCAAAGCAAAGGAAGGAGAAGGCAAGGCATCACCAGGGGCAATCACTCCCGCCCCATTGCCTTTGTAAAACCACTCAGGCTGAACACCTTCTTGGCCGTCTTTTGGCTTGCCGCCTTCAACGCCCATTTGGAAAATCTTCATGGAATCCGTTAACTCTTCGCTTTTCGCATGCATGGCATTACGTGTTGCGGCAGAACCTAGGTGCGTTAAGCCCGTCCCCGTCAAATACATATGAGCAGGATCGGGGTGACGCACAGGACAATCAAGCTGGTTGTTGCTCGCAAGTTCAACTAAGTCTACAGACTCACCCAAACCATGTTTTTCAATGATGGACTTCAACGGAACACCACTCTTGACCGCTTCTTTTGCTAGCTCGTAAACACTCGTTGCGTGCATCACAAGGTGAGCTTCATTACCTTCGCGGCACACAACACCACCTTGTTTGATTTGAGATAAAAACAACATAAATGACTCCTTTAAACGCTTTATACTTAGCGCGCTTTTTGTTTGTTGTAGACGTCGAAGATAACCGCAGCGAGCAGCACCAAGCCCTTAATAACCTGCTGCCAATCTATTCCTATCCCTAAGATCGACATCCCGTTGTTCATAACTCCCATGATGAAAGCACCGATTACCGCACCGATCACTTTGCCCACACCGCCTGTCATGGAAGCGCCACCAATAAAGACCGCGGCAATAACATCCAATTCGAAAGCAAAACCCGCTTTTGGCGTCGCTGTGTTCAAACGAGCCGCAAAGATCAAACCAGCTAGCGCCGCTAACATGCCCATGTTGGCAAAGGTTAAAAAGGTTAAGCGTTCGGTATTAATCCCCGACAGTTTCGCCGCTTTGACATTGCCACCGAGGGCATAAATACGACGACCAATGGTGGTGCTGTTGGTTAAGAAGGTGTAAATCGCGATCAAGACCGCCATGGTAATTAAAACGTTTGGCAAACCACGGTAAGTACTTAACAGGTAAGACAAATAAATGATGGCAATGGCGATCAAGGCATTTTTTACGATAAAGAAAGAGAAAGGTTCGTCTTGGATACCGTATTTCAGTGCGCGCGCTCGACTGCGAGCCGCCAAAAAGACAATTGCACTGGCTGCCAACACACCCAATACCAGAGCGGTCACATTGGGACGACCCACACCAAATACATCCGGTATGAAGCCCGTACTCAATAATTGAAAGCTTTTTGGGAAAGGGCCCACTGATTGGCCTTCTAGCAAAGCCAGCGTCAAACCGCGAAACACCAACATGCCCGCCAAGGTGACAATAAAGGCTGGTATTTTCCAATAGGCAATCCAATAGCCTTGTAAACCACCAATGATCAAACCGACAACAAGGCACACAGGCACCACGACAAACGTGGGTAGGTCATAATTCACCGACATGACCGCTGCCAAGGCGCCGATAAAACCAACCACAGAGCCAACCGATAAATCGATATGTCCAGCGACAATGACCAGCAGCATGCCGATAGCCATTATGATGATGTAGCTGTTTTGCAAAAATAAATTGGTTAAGTTCACCGGACGCATCAAGGTGCCGTCCGTTAAAAACTGAAACATGGCCATGATAACGACCAAGGCAATCAACATGCCGTAGTCACGCACATGTGTTTTCAAATAGCTGGTAACAGAAGGCGCCGATTGCTCTACTGTAGAAGTTTCTTTTGTTGTCATTCTTATTGCTCCCGCCGTTATTATTGCTATCGCTAGGCTTTAACTATCATTGACATGATTTTTTCTTGGCTTGCATTGGCTTTATCTAATTCACCAACTAAACGGCCTTCGTTCATCACATAAATACGATCACACATGCCAAGTAACTCCGGCATTTCTGAAGAAATCATCACCACGCCTTTGCCGTCATCGGCCAGTTCGTTGATGATGCTGTAAATTTCAAATTTAGCGCCGACGTCTATTCCGCGAGTTGGCTCATCTAGAATCAGTACATCCGGTTGCGAATACAGCCACTTACTGAGCACCACTTTTTGTTGGTTACCACCGGATAGATTCATGACCTTTTGGAAGACACTTGGGGTGCGAATATTGAGCGCTTGTCGATAATCTTCAGACACCTTGCGTTCGATATTGCCATCAATTACGCCATTCGAAGACACACGCTCTAGGTTAGCTAAAGTGGTATTGGTTTGAATGGTTTCTTCCAGTATCAACCCCAGCTCTTTACGGTCTTCCGTCACATAGGCCAAGCCACTTTTGATGGCTTTAGGCACGGTCGACAAGTCAGCGACTTCGCCCCGTAAACGCACTTCTCCTTGGATATTTTTACCGTAGCTTTGTCCGAATAGACTCATTGCCAACTCAGTTCGACCTGATCCCATCAAACCCGCAATACCGACGATCTCTCCGGCATGCACATTGAACTCAACCTCATGGATCATCTGGCGATCTAATGCATCGGGATGCCAAACGTTCCAGGCGTTTACTTCCATCAGCATCTGACCGAGATGACTGTCTTGATTAGGGTGCTTTCTTGCTGGGTAACGGTTCGCCATATCGCGGCCAACCATGTCACGAATAATGTCTTCTTCACTAATGCTGTTTGCTTGGCAGTCCAAGGTAGAGACAGAGGCACCATCACGAATAACGGTAATGCTGTCCGCAACACGGCTGATTTCGTTCAATTTGTGGGTAATCAGAATGGAAGAGATACCCTGCTCTTTAAATTCCAATAATAAATCGAGCAATTTGGCACTGTCGTTTTCTTGCAGTGCGGCAGTGGGCTCATCCAGAATCAACAGTTTGACGTCTTTCGCCAAGGCTTTAGCAATTTCCACAAGCTGCTGTTTGCCCACACCTAGTTGACCAACTAAAGTGGATGGGGACTCTTTTAAACCCACTTTTGCTAATAACTCTTGTGTACGAGAATAGGTTTTTGGCCAGTTAATGACGCCACCTTCTACATTCTCATTACCTAAAAATAGATTTTCTGCGATAGACAAGAGCGGTACTAACGCCAGCTCTTGGTGAATAATGATGATGCCTTTTTCTTCGCTGTCCGATATGCCAGAAAATGCGACAGTTTCGTCATTAAAAAGAATGTCGCCGTCATAACTTCCATGTGGGTAAACACCACTAAGCACTTTCATCAGAGTCGATTTACCCGCGCCATTTTCACCCACTAAAGCGTGGATCTCGCCAGCACGAACTTTAAGGTTCACCGCATCGAGGGCTTTTACTCCAGGAAATGTCTTGGTAATGCTGCGCATTTCCAAAATAATATTTTCCATAAAACATCCCATTAGTGAGCACGCTACGACTGTATCGCATACAGTTCATAGCGCACTCGCTGGTTTATTATTGTTGAATTAGGATAAATAAATTCTTACAAAGTATGGGTAAGCACAGCCATCGTGTGCTTATTCAACCTGAGACTTCGTATAGTAACCACTCCCTAGCAAGACATCTTTCCAGTTGGATTTATCCACTGTTACTGGCTCAAGCAAATAACTTGGCACTACTTTAATGCCGTTGTCATAAGTCGTGGTATCGTTGATTAGAGGCTTAGCATCGTTCAATACCGCTTGCACCATGCCGACGGTGACATTGGCCAATTCACGGGTATCTTTAAAGATGGTGGAATATTGCTCGCCAGCTATGATGGACTTCACCGATGGCACTTCGGCATCTTGCCCTGTCACAATCGGCATTTTCAAATCGCCAGAACCGTAACCCACCCCTTTAAGAGACGACAGAATTCCTATGGAAATACCATCGTATGGCGATAACACACCATCAATGCGTTTTTTAGTGTAATGGGCAGATAGAAGGTTATCCATACGCGCTTGCGCGGTGGCACCATCCCAACGCAAGGTACCCACTGTATCCATACCCATTTGACCAGAAACAATGTTTATTTTTCCTGAATCAATCATCGGCTGAAGTATCGACATGGCACCGTTATAGAAGAAGTAAGCGTTGTTATCGTCTGGAGAACCACCGAATAACTCAACGTTGTAAGGACCTTTACCACGTTTTTCCATGCCACTAACCAAAGACTTAGCTTGCAACACACCGACTTTGAAATTATCAAATGTTGCGTAGTAACTCACATAAGGGCTATTTTTAATCAAACGGTCATAGGAGATAACCTTGATACCAGCGGCATCGGCGTTTTCTAATGCGTTAGATAAAGTCGTACCATCAATCGCTGCGATGACAAGGACATCAACGCCTTTTACGATCATGTTCTCAATTTGAGAAAGCTGGTTTGGAATTTCATCTTCAGCGTATTGCAGATCGACTTTATAACCCGCATCTTTGAAGAGTTTTACCATGGAGTCACCATCGGTGATCCAACGAGCAGAGGATTTCGTTGGCATAGCAATACCAACATAACCATTCGCGGCCAAAGCGCTCACAGAACTCAGGGCCGTGGCACCCAGTACTAAACCAGCAATGGCATTCTTTAGATAGTTCATTAGCTTCTCCTGTTACGGCCAAGCAAGTGCCGTAAGGAACAAGCTTTAGGTGGCCATAGAATTTTTTATGATTATTTTTTCGAGCCAATCAGGTCTTAAAAAACCTGTTATGCAGAGTAGGTAAAATAAACATACCAATCAAATAGAATAAACGTTGTTGTTAATACCATTTTTGGTATGTAAATTCTTCTGAGCAACAGAATAATTTGCCGCATTACGTGCTGCGCGGGTTGGACAAATTCCGTATGATAAAACTCCCCTTTACACATTCTTTAATTTAGAAGGAATCTATGGAATTCATTTGGATTTTATTTGCCTTTGTATGCGGTCTGGCCGTTAAGATGATCAACTTACCCCCATTAATTGGTTTCTTATTAGCGGGCTTTCTACTTAACTATGCAGGCTTAAAACCTAGTAGTGCACTGGACACCCTCGCAAATATTGGCATTACCCTCATGCTGTTTAGTATCGGCTTAAAGCTGCATGTCAAAGATTTGCTTAAGCGTGAAGTTTGGGCTTCGACACTAAGCCATATGGGTATCAGCACCTTGATTTTTGTCGGCTTCGCCCTATTGCTCGGCACCTTAAGCCTTCCCTATTTTGACTTACTGGATTTTAAAACCGCCGCTTTACTCGGCTTTGCCCTCAGCTTCTCAAGTACAGTCTGTGTGATGAAGTTACTAGAGGAAAGCAGCGAGCTGAAAACACGTCATGGGCAGCTTTCCCTAGGCATACTGGTCATGCAGGACATTGTCGCCGTGGTTTTCCTTGTCGCGGCAACAGGAAAAATCCCATCCATTTGGGCATTAGGTTTATTTGCCCTGTTACTGGTTCGTCCTATTATTAACAAAATTGTCGACAAAGCAGGTCACGGGGAAATGCTGCCACTAACGGGATTATTCCTTGCTCTAGGTGGCTATGAGCTGTTTTACCTAGTGGGTGTGAAAGGCGATCTGGGGGCATTAATTTTTGGTATCTTGTTGGCGTCTCATTCAAAAGCCGCAGAAATGAACAAGTCACTTATGAACTTCAAAGATTTGTTCTTGATTGGCTTTTTCTTATCCATTGGCTTTACCGCGTTACCTACACTCAGCATGCTAGGCATGAGCCTGATCATCACACTCGTTATCTTGATTAAGTTCGCGCTGTTCTTCTTCCTTCTGACAAAAATGAAACTACGTGGCCGTACCTCCTTTTTGTCGTCCATGGTTCTATCCAATTACAGTGAATTTGGTTTGATCGTTGCGGCCCTGAGTGTAACAAACGGTTGGTTAGAAAAAGAATGGCTAGTCGTTTTAGCGCTTTCCGTATCTTTTTCCTTTGTGATTACCAGTATTTTGTATCGTAACGTTCACCGTATGTACCGTAAGAATAAAGACGTCATTCGTCGTTTTGAAAGCACGGAATGCTTACCTGAAGACATATTCTTGCAACCCGTAAACAGCGACATTCTTGTGGTCGGCTTAGGACGAGTTGGACGCGGGGCTTTTGACTCGTTAAAAGGTTTGGTTGGCGACACGGTGGCAGGGATGGATGCGGATCGCAACCGTATCAATCAAATGCAAGAAGCAAAAGAAAATGTTTTTTACGGAGACGGTGAAGATGCGGATTTATGGGAGCGTTTAGACACCTCTCGCATTGAACTTATTTTGCTCGCACTACCAGCAGCGGAAGACACAACTAACGTCGCTATACAGCTACGTAAAGCCAACTACACCGGCCAGATCGCCGCTATTGCTCGTTATCAAGATGAAAGAGAAATTCTCATCAGCAGCGGCATCGACAACGTATTCAACTTCTATACCGAGGCTGGTACCGGTTTCGCGGAAGAAAGTTTGGCACTGATTCGGCCACCAGAAAACGCTACAGCGTAACCAGCAAATAAATGTCCACTTAGTCTGATTGAAATGGACTATTTTAAAACTCAAAAGGCAGTATCTCAAAAGAGGGACTGCCTTTTATCATAGCGGCTATGTAAGTGCTGAATACAGTTTGATGCCTCCGCCACACGGTTGAACTTGCACGCTGAGCCATAATAATGAATGATGCCAACTAAACATAAAGCATTTTATCTTTTCAAACACACTATCTTCAATTTCGAGCGACGATGACGACGCCTTTATATGATCACGTTTCATTTGAAAGTTCAGGCATTAGCTTGTGGTCTCATCTCGACTCGCCATTGACAGAAGAGATGGTTCAGAAATTTTTAAAACCTCATACCAGTGCCAACTATTTTCTAATGTTCGTCAATGACAGCCTTGTTCATTATTGCGTGGATTTGAAAAATATCACGGTATCTGCAGGACAAGTGCTTTTCATCAAGCCGGGGCAAATTCGCATTCCCCCAAGCAGTAAAAACAAAGCAGAATACTATAAAGTTATTTTCAATGAAGAAATCTATGGCTTATTACCTAGCCCTTGCCGTTTTTGGTTGGATCCGCTGAATGAACAAAAGGTGGCTATGTCAACGCAGGCATGGCAACGAATGAATGATGCATTAATGCTCTTGCGCACCGCTATCCAAACAGCCGCTCCCTTAACTATCAGAATGGCGTATTTAAATTCGGTGTTACAGGAATTAGAACATGCTTATTTTTCTAACATTGAAAAGGAACCCAAGAAACGGCAGGTTCAATCATTTCTTCATTTCCAAACCTTGATTGAAAATGAGTTCATCGCACAACCTGCCATTTCTGAAATAGCCAAGACCCTTGCTCTGAGTGATACCAGCCTATACCAGCTGGTAAAAGAATGGGCTGGAGTATCACCGAAAGAATACCTTAATCGCCGGGTTGTTTTAGAAGCTCAACGTCTACTGATTTACTCCAATCTATCGGTAAAAGAGCTAGCGGTACGGCTAGGGTTTGCCGATGAAAACTACCTTTCCCGTTTTTTCCGTAAGCAAACAGGGCAATCGATTACAGACTTTTTAGTGAAATTTAACGATATGTCTAGCTAGTACAATGATTTGTCTCTGTGTCATGTCGGCCCATTTTTCTACACTACCTCTATCACAAATTAACAAGAGGTGTCGTAATGAAGAGTGTGTTAATCACTGGCGCAAATCAGGGAATAGGTTTGGCAACAGCGAAACATTTGGCTCATCAAGGATATTATGTTTACTTGGCTTGCCGTAACCCAGATGCTGGAGCATCTGCCGTAGAAACGCTAAAAGCGGAAGGGATTGAAAATGCCTCCTGTGTCCTATTAGATGTGACGGATCAGACATCAATTGATTTAGCGGTAGAAGAGGTGCTAAAGCAGTCAAATAGCCTAGATGC
Protein-coding sequences here:
- a CDS encoding SDR family oxidoreductase, which encodes MTKEQDKKGMAMYPDLAGRSVFISGGATGIGAAVVEAYAKQGAKTAFVDLDEKAGTALAKRLKKEGFEVRFEVCDITDIQDYQSKIRAAAEAFGPISVLLNNAANDVRHSLESLTEERFDELVGVNIKHAMFAAQAVAPMMRKLGGGSIINFGSVGWMMATAGYPTYGTSKAATHGLTRSLARDLGGFGIRVNTLVPGWVMTEKQLRMWVDEAAEEKIKQSQCLAGKVLPEHIANMALFLGSDAAAMCSAQNFIVDGGWV
- the chvE gene encoding multiple monosaccharide ABC transporter substrate-binding protein, translated to MNYLKNAIAGLVLGATALSSVSALAANGYVGIAMPTKSSARWITDGDSMVKLFKDAGYKVDLQYAEDEIPNQLSQIENMIVKGVDVLVIAAIDGTTLSNALENADAAGIKVISYDRLIKNSPYVSYYATFDNFKVGVLQAKSLVSGMEKRGKGPYNVELFGGSPDDNNAYFFYNGAMSILQPMIDSGKINIVSGQMGMDTVGTLRWDGATAQARMDNLLSAHYTKKRIDGVLSPYDGISIGILSSLKGVGYGSGDLKMPIVTGQDAEVPSVKSIIAGEQYSTIFKDTRELANVTVGMVQAVLNDAKPLINDTTTYDNGIKVVPSYLLEPVTVDKSNWKDVLLGSGYYTKSQVE
- a CDS encoding helix-turn-helix domain-containing protein, whose amino-acid sequence is MTTPLYDHVSFESSGISLWSHLDSPLTEEMVQKFLKPHTSANYFLMFVNDSLVHYCVDLKNITVSAGQVLFIKPGQIRIPPSSKNKAEYYKVIFNEEIYGLLPSPCRFWLDPLNEQKVAMSTQAWQRMNDALMLLRTAIQTAAPLTIRMAYLNSVLQELEHAYFSNIEKEPKKRQVQSFLHFQTLIENEFIAQPAISEIAKTLALSDTSLYQLVKEWAGVSPKEYLNRRVVLEAQRLLIYSNLSVKELAVRLGFADENYLSRFFRKQTGQSITDFLVKFNDMSS
- a CDS encoding cation:proton antiporter family protein; translated protein: MEFIWILFAFVCGLAVKMINLPPLIGFLLAGFLLNYAGLKPSSALDTLANIGITLMLFSIGLKLHVKDLLKREVWASTLSHMGISTLIFVGFALLLGTLSLPYFDLLDFKTAALLGFALSFSSTVCVMKLLEESSELKTRHGQLSLGILVMQDIVAVVFLVAATGKIPSIWALGLFALLLVRPIINKIVDKAGHGEMLPLTGLFLALGGYELFYLVGVKGDLGALIFGILLASHSKAAEMNKSLMNFKDLFLIGFFLSIGFTALPTLSMLGMSLIITLVILIKFALFFFLLTKMKLRGRTSFLSSMVLSNYSEFGLIVAALSVTNGWLEKEWLVVLALSVSFSFVITSILYRNVHRMYRKNKDVIRRFESTECLPEDIFLQPVNSDILVVGLGRVGRGAFDSLKGLVGDTVAGMDADRNRINQMQEAKENVFYGDGEDADLWERLDTSRIELILLALPAAEDTTNVAIQLRKANYTGQIAAIARYQDEREILISSGIDNVFNFYTEAGTGFAEESLALIRPPENATA
- the araD1 gene encoding AraD1 family protein, yielding MLFLSQIKQGGVVCREGNEAHLVMHATSVYELAKEAVKSGVPLKSIIEKHGLGESVDLVELASNNQLDCPVRHPDPAHMYLTGTGLTHLGSAATRNAMHAKSEELTDSMKIFQMGVEGGKPKDGQEGVQPEWFYKGNGAGVIAPGDALPSPSFALDGGEEPEIAGFYLVGDDGKVHRLGYTLANEFSDHVTERQNYLYLAHSKLRPASFGPELLVGELPMHIDGQSRIERGEKTLWQKAFLSGEDNMSHTFKNLEHHHFKYSIFRQPGDLHVHMFGTATLSFADGVQAQEGDVFEISSPTFGLPLRNALGKAPTLSTEVETL
- the mmsA gene encoding multiple monosaccharide ABC transporter ATP-binding protein, with the translated sequence MENIILEMRSITKTFPGVKALDAVNLKVRAGEIHALVGENGAGKSTLMKVLSGVYPHGSYDGDILFNDETVAFSGISDSEEKGIIIIHQELALVPLLSIAENLFLGNENVEGGVINWPKTYSRTQELLAKVGLKESPSTLVGQLGVGKQQLVEIAKALAKDVKLLILDEPTAALQENDSAKLLDLLLEFKEQGISSILITHKLNEISRVADSITVIRDGASVSTLDCQANSISEEDIIRDMVGRDMANRYPARKHPNQDSHLGQMLMEVNAWNVWHPDALDRQMIHEVEFNVHAGEIVGIAGLMGSGRTELAMSLFGQSYGKNIQGEVRLRGEVADLSTVPKAIKSGLAYVTEDRKELGLILEETIQTNTTLANLERVSSNGVIDGNIERKVSEDYRQALNIRTPSVFQKVMNLSGGNQQKVVLSKWLYSQPDVLILDEPTRGIDVGAKFEIYSIINELADDGKGVVMISSEMPELLGMCDRIYVMNEGRLVGELDKANASQEKIMSMIVKA
- the mmsB gene encoding multiple monosaccharide ABC transporter permease codes for the protein MTTKETSTVEQSAPSVTSYLKTHVRDYGMLIALVVIMAMFQFLTDGTLMRPVNLTNLFLQNSYIIIMAIGMLLVIVAGHIDLSVGSVVGFIGALAAVMSVNYDLPTFVVVPVCLVVGLIIGGLQGYWIAYWKIPAFIVTLAGMLVFRGLTLALLEGQSVGPFPKSFQLLSTGFIPDVFGVGRPNVTALVLGVLAASAIVFLAARSRARALKYGIQDEPFSFFIVKNALIAIAIIYLSYLLSTYRGLPNVLITMAVLIAIYTFLTNSTTIGRRIYALGGNVKAAKLSGINTERLTFLTFANMGMLAALAGLIFAARLNTATPKAGFAFELDVIAAVFIGGASMTGGVGKVIGAVIGAFIMGVMNNGMSILGIGIDWQQVIKGLVLLAAVIFDVYNKQKAR